The Mytilus galloprovincialis chromosome 4, xbMytGall1.hap1.1, whole genome shotgun sequence genome contains a region encoding:
- the LOC143072308 gene encoding uncharacterized protein LOC143072308 — protein sequence MYAIKECDNEDDIKIGLQTIVPHIFGSHENCKDPEKFMSLPNGKPLKSDGLKIELNNLVQTMIGRSKSLNDLGSTQSNESFNQLVSVKAPKSRHYGGSCSLQNRLSSAVLQKNEGYGYLSKINEAANLSPGEFTISSVRDKKNGKKKRKEFKEI from the exons atgtatgccattaAGGAATGTGACAATGAAGATGACATAAAGATTGGCCTGCAAACAATTGTACCACATATTTTTGGATCACATGAAAATTGTAAAGATCCAGAAAAATTTAT GAGTTTACCAAATGGGAAACCGCTCAAGTCTGATGGATTAAAGATTGAATTGAATAATTTAGTGCAAACAATGATTGGTAGGAGTAAGTCTTTAAATGATCTTGGATCTACACAGTCAAATGAAAGCTTTAACCAGCTTGTATCTGTAAAGGCACCTAAATCAAG ACATTATGGTGGATCATGCTCACTCCAGAATAGGCTTTCTTCAGCTGTGCTTCAGAAAAATGAAGGATATGGCTACTTATCCAAG atcaatgaAGCAGCAAACCTCTCTCCTGGAGAATTCACAATTTCCTCTGTAAgagataaaaaaaatggaaaaaagaaaagaaaagaattcaAAGAAATATAA